In Vibrio lentus, a single genomic region encodes these proteins:
- the proW gene encoding glycine betaine/L-proline ABC transporter permease ProW encodes MSSEQTNNDPWSQSAPAAQPASDPWGQAADTSPSADWLSSETIETIPFDPLNPFAEAVLPVDTWVESGLNWLVEHGRPLFQAIRVPIDFILSSFETALVSTPAPFMLIILFLVAWQFSNLKLGVATAVSLTFIGLIGAWSEAMTTLSLVMTSVFFCLLIGLPMGIWLARSNTAAKFVRPILDAMQTTPAFVYLVPIVMLFGIGNVPGVVVTIIFALPPVVRLTILGIQQVPEDLIEAGHSFGASKKQMLYRIQLPLALPTIMAGVNQTLMLSLSMVVIASMIAVGGLGQMVLRGIGRLDMGLAAVGGLGIVILAILLDRITQVLGVNAGNTKLRWYHMGPVSLVLKALNRGKQSELQLRKNTNE; translated from the coding sequence ATGTCGTCGGAACAAACAAATAATGACCCATGGTCGCAATCGGCTCCTGCAGCTCAACCTGCAAGTGATCCTTGGGGCCAAGCCGCTGATACTTCACCATCTGCAGATTGGTTAAGTAGCGAAACCATAGAAACCATTCCTTTTGATCCACTTAATCCTTTTGCAGAAGCCGTTCTGCCTGTTGATACTTGGGTTGAGTCTGGATTGAATTGGCTAGTTGAACACGGACGCCCGTTATTTCAGGCAATACGTGTGCCTATCGATTTCATTTTGAGTTCATTTGAAACGGCATTGGTGTCTACACCAGCTCCGTTCATGTTGATCATCTTGTTTCTCGTCGCATGGCAGTTTTCAAATCTGAAGCTTGGTGTGGCTACTGCAGTATCGTTGACATTCATTGGCTTGATTGGCGCTTGGTCTGAAGCGATGACCACACTTTCACTGGTTATGACGTCGGTCTTCTTCTGCCTGTTGATTGGTTTACCCATGGGGATATGGCTCGCCCGCAGCAATACGGCGGCTAAATTCGTGCGCCCAATTCTCGACGCAATGCAAACGACGCCAGCCTTCGTTTACCTCGTACCCATCGTAATGTTGTTTGGTATCGGTAACGTTCCGGGCGTCGTGGTAACCATCATATTCGCATTGCCGCCAGTGGTACGTTTAACCATCTTGGGTATTCAGCAGGTACCGGAAGATTTGATCGAAGCGGGTCACTCATTCGGCGCAAGCAAAAAGCAGATGCTATATCGAATTCAACTGCCATTGGCATTGCCAACCATTATGGCAGGCGTAAACCAAACACTAATGTTGTCGCTATCTATGGTGGTTATCGCATCAATGATCGCGGTAGGCGGTTTAGGTCAAATGGTACTGAGAGGTATCGGCCGTTTAGATATGGGGCTGGCCGCTGTTGGTGGTCTAGGCATTGTTATTTTGGCAATCCTACTTGACCGCATTACCCAAGTTCTCGGGGTAAATGCAGGTAATACAAAATTACGCTGGTATCACATGGGGCCTGTTTCCCTTGTGCTAAAAGCTTTAAATCGCGGTAAACAATCAGAACTACAACTAAGGAAAAACACCAATGAATAA
- a CDS encoding paraquat-inducible protein A yields MSDLCTKSCIECGLVSQFRELAPGSEASCPRCKHTLCSIGASKGQGVMAFASASLITLVMSLIFPYMSFSVQGISQQITLYQAVEMMNRLDNTSIAALLFLAVIFLPAYFLISVIWFYALTERKSKHAYAPSRLAIFVLKTLSWVKPWLMVDVFLIGVLVSLIKISALADVSMGISFWAFAIYAMLVVKTMSLVDFDWIWDKLIPLKALNSDTAGGLFQQHDHLVCHVCGQVHLYDDNLTQCSRCHVHLHRFNPTKNLQIVWALLFTAIIFYIPANLYPMMYTSAFGTSEGSTIIEGVIILWNMGSYPVAMVILLASVFIPMAKMVALAYLYWNAKRVEGLPPHEANRFLKIYRVTEFIGRWSMIDIFVVAILVALVQLDGVMAIYPGPAALSFASVVIFTMLSAMIFDSRIIWK; encoded by the coding sequence TTGTCTGATCTTTGTACCAAATCATGCATCGAGTGTGGGTTAGTCAGTCAGTTCCGTGAATTAGCTCCGGGAAGTGAGGCATCGTGCCCTCGCTGTAAACATACTTTATGCAGTATTGGAGCAAGTAAAGGGCAGGGTGTGATGGCTTTCGCATCGGCCAGTTTGATAACGTTGGTGATGAGCCTGATCTTCCCTTATATGTCTTTTAGTGTGCAAGGTATCAGTCAACAAATAACCTTGTATCAAGCCGTCGAAATGATGAACCGCCTCGATAATACTTCGATTGCCGCTCTATTGTTTCTCGCGGTTATCTTCCTTCCTGCTTATTTTCTTATTAGTGTTATCTGGTTTTATGCATTAACAGAAAGGAAATCAAAACACGCTTACGCGCCGAGCCGTTTGGCTATCTTTGTATTAAAAACGTTGAGTTGGGTTAAGCCGTGGTTGATGGTGGATGTATTTTTGATTGGTGTTCTCGTCAGTTTGATTAAAATTTCCGCTTTAGCCGATGTCTCTATGGGCATCTCTTTTTGGGCATTTGCTATCTACGCCATGTTAGTGGTTAAGACAATGTCATTAGTCGATTTTGATTGGATTTGGGATAAGTTAATACCACTCAAAGCTTTGAATAGCGACACCGCTGGTGGCCTTTTTCAACAGCATGATCATTTGGTCTGTCATGTTTGCGGGCAAGTCCACCTCTATGATGACAACTTAACTCAATGTTCTCGTTGTCATGTTCATCTGCATCGATTTAATCCAACCAAAAACCTTCAGATAGTCTGGGCTCTATTGTTCACAGCCATCATTTTCTATATCCCAGCAAACCTATACCCAATGATGTATACGTCTGCGTTCGGAACGAGTGAAGGTTCAACCATTATTGAGGGGGTGATCATATTGTGGAACATGGGCTCATACCCTGTCGCTATGGTCATTCTTCTTGCGAGTGTGTTTATTCCAATGGCCAAAATGGTCGCCTTGGCTTATTTGTATTGGAACGCCAAAAGGGTTGAAGGACTTCCACCGCATGAGGCAAATCGTTTTCTCAAAATATACCGTGTCACTGAGTTCATTGGCCGTTGGTCGATGATAGATATTTTCGTTGTCGCTATCTTGGTCGCGTTGGTTCAACTCGACGGGGTCATGGCCATTTACCCGGGGCCAGCAGCGTTGTCTTTCGCATCGGTAGTCATCT
- a CDS encoding YybH family protein → MLNNQVLEACKQGINAWQKAFNSQDAKGCADQYTETCVMEARPFGTFEGREAIQAFWQNIIDQGFKDVDYTDVKWEEHPEGGYILTASWTMNKAFGVVHREHWALEADGCARLVSDDFEVQGER, encoded by the coding sequence ATGTTAAACAACCAAGTATTAGAAGCATGTAAGCAAGGCATTAACGCATGGCAGAAAGCATTCAACAGCCAAGATGCAAAAGGTTGTGCAGATCAGTACACTGAAACGTGTGTGATGGAAGCTCGCCCATTTGGTACCTTTGAAGGTCGTGAAGCAATTCAAGCGTTTTGGCAAAACATCATCGACCAAGGCTTCAAAGACGTTGATTACACCGATGTTAAGTGGGAGGAACACCCAGAAGGCGGCTACATTCTGACGGCAAGCTGGACAATGAACAAAGCGTTTGGTGTTGTGCATCGTGAACACTGGGCTTTAGAAGCCGATGGCTGCGCTCGTCTAGTAAGTGACGATTTTGAAGTTCAAGGCGAACGCTAG
- the proX gene encoding glycine betaine/L-proline ABC transporter substrate-binding protein ProX yields MNNSWKSKLAVSIVSTLAVSTNVWAASLPGEGVPVQPVQSSVAEETFQTLIVNRALEELGYDVKSTQEVDYNVAYTSIAKGDATFLTVGWFPLHADKYKMAGGDDKFYREGQYVSGAAQGYLIDKKTAEKYNITNIGQLTDPKIAKLFDADGDGKADLTGCNPGWGCEMVIEHQLSAFKLDDTVTHNQGNYAAIIADTISRYQKGESILYYTWTPYWVSGVLVPNEDVVWLEVPFSSLPGERSNVDTTLSNGKNYGFEMNSMRIIANKEFAKNNPSAAKLFEIIKLNINDVSAQNMMMSKGKNSSADIEAHVNGWIKANQNTFDAWIAEAKQASL; encoded by the coding sequence ATGAATAATTCATGGAAGAGCAAACTAGCCGTTAGCATCGTTTCGACACTGGCTGTATCAACGAACGTGTGGGCAGCAAGCTTGCCAGGTGAAGGTGTACCAGTTCAGCCTGTTCAATCTTCAGTTGCTGAAGAAACGTTCCAAACACTGATTGTTAACCGTGCTCTAGAAGAGCTTGGCTACGATGTGAAATCAACACAAGAAGTGGACTACAACGTAGCTTACACCTCAATTGCAAAAGGTGATGCAACGTTCTTGACCGTAGGTTGGTTCCCACTACACGCTGATAAATACAAAATGGCAGGTGGCGATGACAAATTCTACCGCGAAGGTCAATATGTTAGTGGTGCCGCTCAAGGTTACCTAATTGATAAGAAAACGGCAGAAAAGTACAACATCACTAATATTGGTCAGTTAACCGATCCAAAAATTGCGAAGCTGTTTGACGCAGACGGTGATGGTAAAGCAGACCTAACAGGCTGTAACCCAGGTTGGGGCTGTGAAATGGTTATCGAACACCAACTATCGGCATTCAAACTGGACGATACGGTAACTCATAACCAAGGTAACTATGCGGCGATTATTGCCGACACAATTTCACGTTACCAAAAGGGTGAATCAATCCTTTACTACACGTGGACACCATACTGGGTGAGTGGCGTATTGGTTCCTAACGAAGATGTAGTATGGCTAGAAGTTCCGTTCTCTTCACTACCAGGTGAGCGTTCGAATGTTGATACTACTTTGTCTAATGGTAAAAACTACGGCTTCGAAATGAACTCAATGCGCATTATTGCGAATAAAGAGTTTGCTAAGAACAACCCATCAGCGGCTAAACTTTTCGAAATCATCAAACTTAACATCAATGATGTAAGTGCTCAGAACATGATGATGAGCAAAGGTAAAAACAGCTCTGCGGATATCGAAGCACACGTTAACGGTTGGATTAAAGCGAATCAAAATACGTTTGATGCTTGGATTGCTGAAGCAAAGCAAGCTTCACTATAA
- a CDS encoding LysR family transcriptional regulator, with amino-acid sequence MSKLKQMSIFAHIVEQGSVSAAAEKLELSKSVVSQHLKILEQELGASLLKRTTRRQTLTSMGERFYLSCKDINVIADSAWDMAKAELEEPQGRIRITAPNALMDLLVAPVVADLMKQYPKLKPELISDDQHLNFMEHDIDLAVRVGSSRDSNLKQKRLGEFKDVLCGVESMRSRELESIPYIANSWQGKQVTHHFSSQSEQDFVYQQQASCTTNSFHSCLALIKSGVGIGVIPDFYLHQLSDEVVDIMPSFQLPTNTVYALNPFASNTPIAIKLCIQALEEKLKQSFV; translated from the coding sequence ATGAGTAAGCTAAAGCAGATGTCGATTTTCGCTCACATCGTAGAGCAGGGTTCAGTATCAGCCGCGGCTGAAAAGCTTGAGTTGTCTAAGTCCGTCGTCAGTCAGCACCTCAAAATTTTGGAACAAGAGTTAGGGGCTTCACTTCTTAAGCGCACAACACGCAGACAAACTCTGACTAGTATGGGTGAACGTTTTTATTTGAGTTGCAAAGACATTAACGTGATTGCTGACTCGGCTTGGGATATGGCCAAAGCTGAGCTAGAAGAGCCACAAGGTCGAATTCGAATTACAGCTCCGAATGCGCTGATGGATTTATTGGTCGCGCCTGTTGTTGCAGACTTGATGAAGCAATACCCGAAGTTAAAACCAGAGCTGATCAGCGATGATCAGCACTTAAATTTCATGGAGCACGATATTGATCTCGCAGTACGAGTGGGCAGTTCTCGTGACAGTAACCTAAAGCAGAAACGCTTGGGTGAGTTTAAAGATGTGTTGTGTGGTGTTGAAAGCATGCGAAGTCGTGAGCTTGAATCTATTCCTTATATCGCTAACTCATGGCAAGGAAAACAAGTGACTCATCACTTTAGTTCTCAAAGCGAACAAGACTTTGTCTACCAACAACAAGCCAGTTGTACCACTAACTCATTTCATAGCTGCCTTGCCTTAATCAAATCAGGCGTTGGCATCGGTGTGATTCCAGACTTCTACCTTCATCAGCTATCCGATGAGGTGGTCGACATCATGCCAAGTTTTCAATTACCCACTAACACGGTTTATGCGTTGAACCCATTTGCTTCGAACACACCTATCGCCATTAAACTTTGTATTCAAGCGTTGGAAGAGAAGTTGAAACAGAGTTTTGTTTAA